A single Inediibacterium massiliense DNA region contains:
- the ftsZ gene encoding cell division protein FtsZ, translated as MLEFDVDMEQFAQIKVIGVGGGGNNAVNRMIESQLKGVQFVAINTDKQALFTSKAEYKIQIGDKLTKGLGAGANPEIGRKAAEESREDICQALQGADMVFVTAGMGGGTGTGAAPVVAQIAKEMGILTVGVVTKPFTFEGKRRLQHAELGIEQLKDKVDTLVTIPNDRLLQVAEKKTSIMDAFKIADDVLKQGVQGISDLIAVPGLVNLDFADVKTIMFEQGLAHMGVGRVSGENRAAEAAKQAIQSPLLETSIEGAKGVLLNITGGQNLGLFEVNEAAELVAQAADPEANIIFGAVIDENLKDELIITVIATGFESKKTINKKIIEKQNEQPKPNEQIVEKEVAENPISDDLDIPTFLRRRR; from the coding sequence ATGTTAGAATTCGACGTAGATATGGAACAATTTGCACAAATTAAGGTAATAGGTGTTGGAGGCGGTGGGAATAATGCAGTCAATAGAATGATAGAATCTCAACTTAAGGGTGTACAATTTGTGGCCATTAATACGGATAAGCAAGCTTTATTTACATCTAAAGCTGAGTATAAAATACAAATAGGAGACAAACTTACAAAAGGTTTAGGAGCTGGTGCAAATCCTGAAATAGGAAGAAAAGCTGCTGAGGAAAGTAGAGAAGACATTTGTCAAGCATTACAAGGAGCAGATATGGTATTTGTTACTGCTGGAATGGGTGGAGGAACTGGAACAGGAGCTGCACCTGTAGTGGCACAAATTGCAAAAGAAATGGGTATTTTAACAGTAGGTGTTGTAACAAAGCCATTTACTTTTGAAGGAAAGAGAAGACTACAGCATGCAGAACTGGGAATTGAACAATTAAAAGATAAAGTTGATACTTTGGTAACGATTCCAAATGATAGACTTTTACAGGTTGCAGAAAAGAAAACATCTATTATGGATGCTTTTAAGATTGCAGATGATGTTTTAAAACAGGGTGTACAAGGTATATCTGATTTAATAGCAGTTCCTGGACTTGTAAACTTAGACTTTGCGGATGTAAAGACCATTATGTTTGAACAAGGCCTTGCTCATATGGGAGTAGGAAGAGTAAGTGGAGAAAATAGAGCTGCAGAAGCAGCAAAACAAGCAATACAAAGTCCGCTTCTAGAAACTTCTATTGAGGGAGCTAAGGGAGTTCTTTTAAATATTACAGGAGGACAAAATTTAGGATTGTTTGAAGTGAATGAAGCAGCTGAATTGGTAGCACAAGCAGCAGATCCAGAGGCAAACATCATTTTTGGTGCTGTTATTGATGAAAACTTAAAAGATGAATTGATTATTACAGTTATTGCTACAGGATTTGAAAGTAAAAAAACAATTAATAAAAAAATCATAGAAAAGCAAAATGAACAGCCTAAGCCAAATGAACAAATAGTTGAAAAAGAGGTAGCTGAAAATCCAATTTCAGATGATTTAGACATACCAACTTTTTTAAGAAGAAGAAGATAA
- the alr gene encoding alanine racemase, whose product MNPILRDTIVEINLDRIAHNVRKIKEMAGKNVAIAAVVKANGYGLGAIGIAQTIMENGGDYLAVAALNEGLNLRKVYGNYPILIMGHTPDSNLLYVVENDLTQTIFTLHQAKLLNALGKEYEKKVKVHIKYDTGFNRLGFKDNKKSLEDIEKISKLEFLEIEGIFSHLALKNDEENKIQYEKFTKALDYLKAKGVTFTFKHIADSIASVDYPQYRMNMIRPGAILYGLKGFHKGELNIYQAFTFKTKISYIKELSKGEGVSYDYLWKATRDSIIGTLPFGYADGYPRNMRDKGYVTVNGKKAPIIGVICMDQCMVDLTDIGPVKEGDEVIIYGDGTDNTMSIQEASELAQTNKNEIAARITMRPPRVYVKGGKIVKVTNYL is encoded by the coding sequence ATGAACCCAATATTAAGAGATACCATTGTAGAAATCAATCTTGATCGAATTGCTCATAACGTTAGAAAAATCAAAGAAATGGCAGGAAAAAATGTAGCTATAGCAGCTGTAGTAAAAGCTAATGGGTATGGACTTGGGGCTATAGGAATAGCTCAAACCATTATGGAAAACGGAGGGGATTATCTAGCTGTTGCAGCACTCAATGAAGGATTGAACTTAAGAAAGGTATATGGAAACTATCCTATTTTAATTATGGGACATACACCAGATAGCAATCTTTTATATGTTGTAGAAAATGATCTTACTCAAACAATCTTTACGCTACATCAAGCAAAGCTGTTGAATGCATTGGGGAAAGAATATGAAAAAAAAGTAAAGGTTCATATCAAGTATGATACAGGATTTAATCGATTAGGATTTAAAGACAATAAAAAGAGCCTAGAGGATATTGAAAAAATTAGTAAGTTAGAATTTTTAGAAATAGAAGGAATATTCTCTCATCTAGCACTGAAAAATGATGAAGAAAATAAAATTCAATATGAAAAATTTACGAAAGCTTTAGATTATTTAAAAGCAAAAGGCGTTACTTTTACCTTTAAGCATATTGCTGATAGCATTGCTTCAGTAGATTATCCACAATATCGTATGAATATGATTCGTCCAGGTGCCATTCTTTATGGATTGAAAGGGTTTCACAAAGGAGAGCTAAATATTTATCAGGCTTTTACTTTCAAAACAAAGATTTCTTATATCAAGGAACTATCTAAAGGAGAGGGTGTCAGCTACGATTATCTATGGAAAGCAACAAGAGATAGTATCATTGGCACACTACCATTTGGATATGCAGATGGTTATCCCCGCAATATGAGAGATAAGGGATATGTTACAGTCAATGGCAAAAAAGCGCCCATTATTGGTGTAATTTGTATGGATCAGTGCATGGTAGATTTAACAGATATAGGTCCTGTAAAAGAAGGAGATGAGGTGATAATTTATGGAGATGGAACAGACAATACCATGAGCATCCAAGAGGCCTCTGAACTAGCCCAAACAAATAAAAATGAGATTGCAGCACGTATTACAATGAGACCCCCTAGAGTTTACGTTAAAGGGGGTAAAATAGTAAAAGTAACGAATTATCTATAA
- a CDS encoding M20 metallopeptidase family protein — protein sequence MKERIIDMADEIFEEIVEIRRDFHQHPELSEQEFRTSQKICEHLESFGIKYQNDIAQTGVVGIIHGAKPGKTVAIRADIDALPISENHNIPYKSVNDGVMHACGHDLHTSILLGAAKLLKSMEKDIEGNVKLFFQPAEETVGGAKRMVQEGCMKDPDVDYVIGLHVMPYLPTGWIEIRHGKLNAASNEFYIKVKGISGHGAYPEKSVDSLLVGCNIVNALQSLVSRNVSPLNSVVLSVGKFNAGTRNNIIPGEATFSGIFRTLDPATRQQTKDRIKEICENTAKAYGAWAEVRIEDGYASLINDDDVLDVIVSCAEDFIGKEHIQYKEYPSLGVEDFSFFNEVAKGAFFHLGCGFKEKENAPLHNDQFLPDENCIKYGIVLEVMSVLKLLKK from the coding sequence ATGAAAGAACGTATTATAGATATGGCGGATGAGATATTTGAAGAAATTGTAGAAATAAGGAGAGACTTTCATCAACATCCTGAACTTAGTGAACAGGAATTCAGAACATCCCAAAAGATCTGCGAGCATCTTGAATCTTTTGGAATAAAATACCAAAATGACATCGCACAAACAGGTGTGGTAGGAATAATTCACGGGGCAAAGCCTGGAAAAACTGTGGCTATTCGTGCAGATATAGATGCTCTACCTATTTCTGAAAACCATAATATACCCTATAAGTCAGTAAACGATGGCGTCATGCATGCTTGCGGCCATGATTTACATACCAGTATTCTCCTTGGAGCTGCAAAACTGCTAAAGTCTATGGAGAAGGATATAGAAGGAAATGTCAAGCTATTTTTCCAGCCAGCTGAAGAAACGGTAGGAGGGGCAAAACGTATGGTACAGGAGGGTTGTATGAAAGATCCAGACGTAGATTATGTAATAGGTCTTCATGTGATGCCTTATCTGCCTACTGGATGGATTGAAATACGTCATGGAAAACTAAACGCTGCATCTAACGAATTTTATATTAAGGTAAAAGGTATCTCTGGTCATGGAGCATATCCTGAAAAATCAGTAGATAGTCTTTTGGTTGGGTGCAATATAGTAAATGCTCTTCAGAGCCTTGTCAGCAGGAATGTTTCACCGCTGAATTCTGTTGTCTTATCTGTTGGGAAATTTAATGCAGGCACACGCAACAACATTATACCAGGAGAAGCCACTTTTTCAGGCATATTTAGGACGTTAGATCCTGCTACAAGACAGCAGACAAAGGATAGAATCAAAGAGATATGCGAAAACACAGCTAAGGCATACGGTGCATGGGCAGAAGTACGTATTGAAGATGGCTATGCATCTCTTATTAACGATGATGATGTTTTAGATGTTATTGTTTCTTGTGCAGAAGATTTTATAGGGAAAGAGCATATTCAATATAAGGAGTACCCAAGCCTTGGGGTAGAAGACTTCTCATTTTTTAACGAAGTGGCGAAAGGTGCTTTTTTTCACTTGGGATGCGGTTTTAAAGAAAAGGAAAATGCACCCCTTCACAATGATCAATTTCTCCCAGATGAAAATTGTATAAAATACGGAATAGTTTTGGAAGTAATGAGTGTATTAAAGCTTTTGAAAAAATAA
- a CDS encoding sigma-54 interaction domain-containing protein, whose translation MDTKHILILTMNTKAGNFYKETLLELFPPNSIDVVVHTPVSYTKETPLSHIDLYLISKNAIEGASDITCSIPFGVPVVDLKVDYKEDSIKVLRSIKKGKKCLYVNTSENLSLEGIVNLRHRGIHNIALYPYAPGMEIWEDISFALTPGEHQLVPSFVNEVIDLGYRYLTPRTLLEIALKLHIENLLLNEKFSDYSEQFPSNTYNSSVLFQKTSQLEIWLNNLMEIMDTGVIGIDEHGRVFCINQKAKNILQMDGKKEQEMHYKSILPFIDFESTSKKQLQMINKIVHYLHTDIMVTIHPIVIDSKFRGHFVILEKFMEMENKQQKARAQILKKGHQAKYYFSDILSISSKMTATLQLAQKMSKTSSAILITGESGTGKELLASAIHNASTRAVHPYIAINCAAMPENLLESELFGYEGGAFTGAKKSGKLGLFEYAHRGTLFLDEIEDMSPSLQVKLLRVLQEKEVMRIGGHKIINVDVRIIAATNVEIDQMVKNGAIRKDLYYRLNTLQLELPPLRERIEDIPLLANHFIHKNNFHFILREDVLDAFRNHPWNGNIRELENCIEYFYCLDKEIITKKDLPKSFHKENLRQQRGALSKLLELPKEIIYNLEQPDLLLFVLDTIYYYNCQKKSIGRRSILKESKLHSVNLSESEIRKIMRELASNQWIEIRIGRAGAKITAAGIDYLKSRQ comes from the coding sequence ATGGATACAAAACACATTCTTATTCTTACGATGAATACAAAAGCCGGAAATTTTTATAAGGAGACACTACTAGAACTTTTTCCGCCCAATAGTATTGACGTGGTGGTTCACACGCCTGTTTCCTATACAAAAGAAACGCCATTGTCACATATTGATTTGTATCTTATTTCAAAAAACGCAATTGAAGGTGCCAGTGATATCACTTGCTCTATTCCGTTTGGTGTTCCTGTGGTGGACCTCAAAGTTGATTACAAGGAAGATTCTATCAAGGTGCTCCGTAGCATTAAAAAAGGGAAGAAATGTCTTTACGTCAATACGTCTGAAAACTTATCTCTAGAAGGTATTGTAAATTTGCGCCACCGTGGCATTCACAACATTGCACTTTATCCCTATGCACCTGGAATGGAAATCTGGGAGGATATCAGCTTTGCTCTAACACCAGGAGAACATCAGCTAGTCCCGTCCTTTGTAAATGAGGTGATCGACCTCGGTTATCGGTATCTGACTCCACGTACCTTGCTGGAAATCGCTCTGAAATTACATATTGAAAATCTCTTGCTAAACGAAAAATTTAGTGACTACTCTGAACAATTTCCTTCCAATACATATAATTCATCTGTTCTATTTCAGAAAACATCCCAGCTGGAAATATGGCTGAATAATCTGATGGAAATCATGGATACAGGTGTCATTGGTATTGATGAACATGGTCGCGTATTTTGCATTAATCAAAAGGCGAAAAATATATTGCAAATGGATGGCAAAAAAGAGCAGGAAATGCATTACAAATCTATACTTCCTTTTATTGACTTCGAATCGACGAGCAAAAAGCAGCTTCAAATGATAAATAAAATTGTCCATTATCTTCACACAGATATTATGGTGACTATTCATCCAATTGTCATTGACAGCAAATTTCGTGGTCACTTCGTCATTCTTGAAAAATTCATGGAAATGGAGAACAAGCAGCAAAAAGCGAGAGCTCAAATCCTTAAGAAAGGTCATCAGGCTAAATACTATTTTTCAGATATTCTTAGCATTAGTTCAAAAATGACTGCTACTTTGCAACTGGCACAGAAGATGTCAAAAACATCCTCTGCAATACTCATTACAGGAGAAAGTGGTACGGGCAAGGAGCTTCTTGCAAGTGCAATTCATAATGCCTCTACCAGAGCAGTCCATCCATATATAGCAATAAATTGTGCAGCTATGCCTGAGAATCTTCTGGAAAGTGAATTGTTTGGTTATGAAGGAGGTGCATTCACAGGGGCTAAAAAATCTGGAAAGCTTGGACTCTTTGAGTATGCCCATAGAGGAACTCTTTTTCTTGATGAAATTGAAGACATGAGTCCGTCTCTACAGGTAAAACTTCTTCGTGTATTACAGGAAAAAGAAGTTATGCGTATTGGTGGTCATAAAATCATCAATGTGGATGTTCGAATTATTGCAGCAACCAATGTAGAGATAGACCAAATGGTGAAAAATGGCGCTATCAGAAAAGACTTGTATTATAGATTAAATACATTGCAGCTAGAGCTTCCACCTCTACGTGAGCGCATAGAAGATATTCCACTCCTTGCAAATCATTTTATCCATAAGAACAACTTTCACTTTATCCTAAGAGAAGATGTTTTGGATGCATTTCGTAATCATCCTTGGAACGGCAACATTAGAGAGCTAGAAAACTGCATTGAATATTTTTATTGTCTAGATAAAGAAATTATTACAAAGAAAGATCTACCTAAATCCTTTCACAAGGAAAATTTAAGACAACAACGGGGAGCTCTGTCTAAATTGCTGGAGCTACCAAAAGAAATCATCTACAACCTTGAACAACCTGACCTATTATTATTTGTTCTGGATACAATTTATTACTATAATTGTCAGAAAAAATCTATAGGAAGAAGAAGTATTCTAAAGGAATCTAAACTACATTCTGTAAATCTTTCGGAATCAGAAATCAGGAAAATTATGAGAGAATTAGCATCCAATCAATGGATAGAGATCCGTATTGGTAGGGCTGGTGCAAAAATAACAGCTGCTGGCATTGACTACCTAAAGTCCAGACAATAA
- a CDS encoding YfcC family protein: MEKSMGEKNGLSKEEKSKNKKRFVMPDTYIIVAFIVMLMALLTWIVPPGTYDYQEVDINGKMRTIAIDGTFHYLARSEANPTGFLEYFKSLYAGCVDAADIIFVIFTCAGTFGILVKTGAFHAGIGSVLRKMGNKDIILVPILMSIFALGGSMFGMLSEFYGFIPLMVGLGVAMGYDAMFGFAIIVLGEYVGFMGATLNPYTVGVSQAIAGVPIYSSTGFRAFCLICFILACSVYVILYGKKIKNNPKLSVVYGERSVHEFKKKDLDQYQMNKKSILIMIDVVITLTFLMYGMMKLGWGYGELCGLFLIMSMVAAGIDGWSPNKYVDEFMTGVKTVVWGGLLTGVAKAIVIVMKDASIMDTIIYTLSNLLKGFPSMLSAQAMLVFQTILNFFIPSGSGQAAATMPIMAPLADMLGVSRQIACLTFQFGDGLSNLVWPTCGCVIVCGIGGISLQKWWKWFLPLAGILFAMQVVFIGVAMMLGL; encoded by the coding sequence ATGGAGAAAAGTATGGGAGAGAAAAATGGATTATCGAAAGAAGAAAAATCAAAAAACAAAAAAAGGTTTGTCATGCCAGATACTTACATAATTGTAGCATTTATTGTTATGTTAATGGCACTACTAACTTGGATTGTTCCTCCTGGAACATACGATTATCAGGAAGTGGATATTAACGGAAAAATGAGAACCATCGCCATCGATGGTACATTCCATTATTTGGCCAGATCTGAAGCAAATCCAACAGGATTCCTTGAGTACTTCAAATCCCTTTATGCAGGATGTGTAGATGCTGCTGATATCATCTTTGTAATTTTTACTTGCGCAGGGACTTTTGGTATTTTAGTTAAGACAGGGGCATTTCATGCAGGTATTGGATCAGTTCTTCGGAAGATGGGTAATAAAGATATCATACTTGTACCAATTTTGATGTCTATATTTGCGCTGGGTGGATCCATGTTTGGAATGTTGAGTGAATTTTATGGCTTTATTCCCCTTATGGTAGGACTCGGTGTTGCCATGGGCTATGATGCCATGTTTGGATTTGCAATAATCGTGCTGGGAGAGTATGTTGGATTCATGGGAGCTACTTTGAATCCGTATACTGTAGGAGTATCCCAGGCCATCGCAGGTGTCCCCATTTATTCTTCTACAGGTTTTCGAGCATTTTGTTTAATATGCTTTATCCTTGCATGCTCTGTTTATGTTATTCTTTATGGTAAAAAGATAAAGAATAATCCAAAGTTATCTGTTGTATATGGAGAAAGGTCTGTTCATGAATTTAAAAAGAAAGATTTGGATCAATACCAAATGAACAAAAAATCAATACTGATCATGATTGACGTAGTGATTACCCTTACTTTTTTAATGTATGGTATGATGAAGCTGGGATGGGGTTATGGTGAGCTTTGTGGTCTATTCCTTATCATGTCCATGGTGGCTGCTGGTATTGACGGATGGTCTCCAAATAAATATGTAGATGAATTTATGACAGGAGTAAAAACTGTTGTATGGGGTGGTCTTTTAACAGGGGTTGCAAAGGCAATCGTAATTGTAATGAAAGATGCTTCTATTATGGATACAATTATTTATACATTGTCCAATTTATTAAAAGGATTTCCAAGCATGCTGTCTGCTCAAGCAATGCTAGTTTTCCAGACAATATTAAACTTTTTCATCCCATCAGGAAGTGGGCAGGCTGCTGCAACCATGCCAATCATGGCTCCCCTTGCTGATATGTTAGGCGTAAGCAGACAAATAGCTTGTCTTACCTTTCAATTTGGCGATGGACTTTCAAATCTAGTGTGGCCCACATGTGGATGTGTCATTGTTTGTGGGATAGGTGGTATTTCACTACAAAAATGGTGGAAATGGTTTTTACCTCTTGCAGGTATACTATTCGCAATGCAAGTAGTCTTTATAGGTGTGGCTATGATGTTAGGTTTATAG
- the spoIIGA gene encoding sigma-E processing peptidase SpoIIGA, which produces MFEVYGEYLFIENLLMNWLILHLTGYFSKYDMKKWKIWVGASIGACYAFVIFFPSLSFLYSFLMKFIVSIFIIIVTFTPYKFKDFAKLLGIFYLISFMFGGAAFALFYLTDFHGMVSNGIFYMGNFTMKLLIYSGIVAYILIKFCLEYIQVRISRDELYIPICIEVENHSSKLNALLDTGNSLFDPLSKSPVIIVEYTAIKDLFPTDIQDVFSKGESGNLDLITQIIDGSKWIHRFRMIPFKSLGQENGMLMGFKPDQVKMQDEKNLKCIQNIIIGVYTKKLSQDGDYEALLHPDLLK; this is translated from the coding sequence ATGTTTGAAGTATATGGAGAATATTTGTTTATTGAAAATTTATTAATGAATTGGCTGATCCTTCATCTGACTGGATATTTTAGCAAATATGATATGAAGAAATGGAAAATCTGGGTTGGAGCTTCTATTGGGGCATGCTATGCTTTTGTAATTTTTTTCCCATCATTAAGTTTTTTATATTCTTTTTTAATGAAATTTATTGTTTCTATATTTATTATTATTGTTACATTTACACCTTATAAATTTAAAGATTTTGCAAAGCTTTTAGGTATTTTTTATTTGATTTCCTTCATGTTTGGAGGGGCAGCATTTGCATTGTTTTATCTTACAGATTTTCATGGAATGGTTAGTAATGGTATTTTTTATATGGGAAATTTTACAATGAAGCTTTTAATCTATTCTGGAATTGTTGCATACATATTGATAAAGTTTTGTCTAGAATATATTCAAGTAAGGATTTCAAGAGATGAGCTATATATTCCCATTTGTATCGAGGTAGAAAATCATAGTAGTAAATTAAATGCTTTATTAGATACAGGAAATTCTTTATTTGATCCATTATCTAAATCTCCTGTGATTATTGTAGAATATACAGCCATTAAGGATTTGTTTCCTACAGATATACAAGATGTATTTTCTAAGGGAGAGAGTGGGAATTTAGACTTGATTACTCAGATTATTGACGGTTCTAAATGGATTCATCGATTTAGAATGATTCCATTTAAGTCTTTAGGGCAAGAAAATGGAATGCTCATGGGATTTAAACCGGATCAAGTCAAAATGCAAGATGAAAAGAATTTAAAATGTATCCAAAATATTATTATAGGCGTATATACAAAAAAGTTATCTCAGGATGGAGACTATGAAGCCTTATTACATCCAGATCTATTAAAATAA